In the Vanessa cardui chromosome 10, ilVanCard2.1, whole genome shotgun sequence genome, one interval contains:
- the LOC124533150 gene encoding uncharacterized protein LOC124533150 — protein MGRHILFFVMMFCVFTLCEMKKRKMDYPTEKQLTLQRKETTPVDFTRLLVMRVVYGLAKAMGFQEPISEVLNGALVPPGADDDDDFDDDDDDIFSDY, from the coding sequence ATGGGGcgccatattttatttttcgtcaTGATGTTTTGTGTGTTTACATTGTGTGAAatgaagaaaagaaaaatggaTTATCCGACTGAGAAACAGCTTACGTTACAAAGGAAGGAGACTACACCAGTTGACTTTACAAGGTTATTGGTGATGAGAGTCGTTTACGGTTTGGCTAAAGCGATGGGTTTCCAGGAGCCAATTAGTGAAGTGTTGAACGGAGCTCTCGTTCCGCCGGGAGCTGATGACGACGATGACTtcgatgatgatgacgatgacaTCTTCAGTGATTATTGA